A stretch of the Lolium perenne isolate Kyuss_39 chromosome 3, Kyuss_2.0, whole genome shotgun sequence genome encodes the following:
- the LOC127346027 gene encoding uncharacterized protein, giving the protein MYGHIFCLYTYFIVIFIKWQNTKSKRSKLTSKKRDKRTWTAEEEKLLIDILHQMNDSSWKVDTGHKSEYLTYIEKEMAKVLPHADLKADPHIKSKVKILKKQLSYVLEIMQNGSGFGWDDEMKMVVGDRDTYMGWAKSREGAGPLYMKPMVNFDKLCEVYTSDLAQGGSAKGPGEHEVAEDESPVNAEPTSEPNEKNAAQARDNTNPSGNSRQGRKRTYPDDEAAELGLVSVSNTLAKFLEAEQENAKTMSGLQKALFHEAEVHEQTSANRTKLLDVLQNLEDLTDDEVVMAVRVIGRDAGQT; this is encoded by the exons ATGTATGGTCATATTTTCTGTTTGTACACATATTTTATTGTCATATTTATAAAATGGCAGAATACAAAGTCAAAGAGGAGCAAATTAACATCCAAAAAAAGAGACAAGAGAACATGGACAGCCGAGGAGGAGAAGTTACTTATTGATATTCTCCATCAAATGAACGACTCTTCTTGGAAAGTAGACACAGGTCACAAGTCTGAGTATCTCACTTACATTGAGAAGGAAATGGCTAAAGTACTACCACATGCTGATCTCAAAGCTGATCCACACATCAAGTCAAAAGTGAAGATTCTGAAGAAGCAACTTTCATATGTCCTAGAAATTATGCAAAATGGCAGTGGGTTTGGATGGGACGACGAGATGAAGATGGTAGTTGGAGATAGAGACACCTATATGGGTTGGGCAAAG TCCCGTGAGGGAGCAGGTCCTTTGTACATGAAGcccatggtcaattttgacaaactTTGTGAGGTGTATACCAGTGATTTGGCTCAAGGAGGAAGTGCGAAGGGTCCTGGAGAACATGAAGTGGCAGAAGATGAATCTCCTGTAAATGCAGAACCCACTAGTGAACCTAATGAGAAGAATGCTGCTCAAGCACGGGATAACACCAACCCTTCAGGCAATTCGAGGCAGGGTCGTAAGAGAACGTACCCAGATGATGAAGCAGCTGAGTTAGGACTTGTAAGTGTATCTAATACACTTGCAAAGTTCTTAGAAGCGGAGCAGGAGAATGCAAAAACCATGAGTGGTTTACAGAAGGCATTGTTTCATGAAGCCGAAGTTCATGAGCAAACGTCAGCCAACAGAACCAAGTTACTTGATGTTCTGCAGAATCTGGAGGATCTCACAGACGACGAAGTCGTCATGGCTGTTCGTGTCATTGGTCGTGACGCTGGACAAACATAA